A stretch of DNA from Desulfosarcina ovata subsp. ovata:
ATCCTGTAAAATCTAAATAATACGATATAAGTTGAGATGCTTGCCGGGCCACTGGGGCAGCCGTTGAATCCTGGCCGTCAGTTTGAAATGTCGGCACGGCAATCGGCGTTTTGCGCAAAAAGGGATTGGAAATGTCGATATAATTATACGAAGCGGCAGCGGCCGGTTGCGGCAACAGCATCAAAACCATCACGACCAGCATGGCGCACAGTCGGTGTTGAATCATCATCGGCATACAATCCTTCGGTTGTTGGGTGTTGTTCGCATGCATCGTCAGGAAATAGGGATCAGCGGATACCCTGGGGTGTGAAGCGGATCCCCATCTCCACATATGGCAGGTTGAGACCGGACGGATGCGGATCCACCGGGTTGGACTTGACGATGGCCTTGTAGCCCGATTCGTCAAGATACGTACTTCCCGATCGGTCCGTAAAGAAGATGTCCCGGATCTCACCGTTTGGCATCACCTTGAAAACAATCGCCGAGGCCAGGGAGCGGTCACCGCCGGACAACTGTTCGTTAAAGGCCCAATTTTTCTGGATCTGGAAAGCCACTTCGATGCGATACAGATCGATCAGTTCAGCGCTTCGCTTACCGTCTTCATTGAACGGCCCCGGGGTGGCCCCTGCCTTGCCGGTGGACGTACCGCGGCCCTCACCCCCCCCTTTTGCCGACGCTGCCGATTTGGCGGCCTCGACCTTGCCCACCTCCTGGCGCAGCCGGTTCAGGGCCGATTTTAGATCTTCCGGGGATGCGGCCTGCGCCTCAGGGGCGGCGGGCGTTTTAACCACCTTCGTCTCCAGCTGTTCGATGGCCTTCTTGACCACCTGGGTGGACTTAAAGGTTTTGTGTTTCAGCGATGTCTTGGGTTTCGGTGGCGTCGGGAAAGGGGTAACGGCGGGTTTGGCCGTCTTCTTAACCGCCTTTTTAACCGGTTTTGGTGGCGGCGCCGGTTTGACATCGGCAGTTTTTTTGGCGGCCGGCGGTTTCCGGTCCGCGCTGGCCGATGAAGCGGTTCCGCTGGCATCTTTTTTCATGGAAACCATGCTGACACTGATCACGGAGCGGGGCTGGGGCCGATCAAAACGCAGGCTGGGTGTTACCACAAACAGGGCCAGAAACACCATATGGCAAACCAGGGAAATGGCAACGGGATAAGCCAACGACATCTGGCCGTCGGCCTTTCGCCCATCGCTGAAAGACACCGGCACACGAACGTTCGTTCTCATCAGCCTTTCTTACCGGACATCGGGTCAGTGGCGGGCTCGTCAAAGGGGTCGGTCACCATCCCCAGTTTTTCAACGCCGGCCGCCTTGATTTCGGCCATCACGGAAACCACCATGCCGTAGGAAACGTCCTTGTCGGCCCGGAAGAAAACCTCCCGATCGGTCTGCCCCTGCAGAATCTTCTCCAGCTTGTCCCTGAGAAAGTCCATGCGGACCTGGAAGTCATTGATGTATACGTTGCTCTCCCGGTCGATGGTCACGGTGATATTCTCCTTTTCCGTAACCATGGGTTTGGCACTCACTTCAGGAAGGGCGACATCGACCCCCTGAACCATCATGGGGGCGGTAACCATGAAAATGATCAAAAGGACCAGCATAACATCCACGAAGGGGGTGACGTTGATATCCGACATGAGCCGGTCGCTGCCGCTGCCAATGGCCATGTTTCCTCCTTTGGCTCAAGGATTACCTTAGAATGTCCCGATCGAGGATATTCAGAAAATCCGCGGAAAAACTGTGCAGTTCGGTTTCGATGACGCGAATCTTCTGCATGAAATGGTTGAACGCAA
This window harbors:
- a CDS encoding TonB C-terminal domain-containing protein, producing MRTNVRVPVSFSDGRKADGQMSLAYPVAISLVCHMVFLALFVVTPSLRFDRPQPRSVISVSMVSMKKDASGTASSASADRKPPAAKKTADVKPAPPPKPVKKAVKKTAKPAVTPFPTPPKPKTSLKHKTFKSTQVVKKAIEQLETKVVKTPAAPEAQAASPEDLKSALNRLRQEVGKVEAAKSAASAKGGGEGRGTSTGKAGATPGPFNEDGKRSAELIDLYRIEVAFQIQKNWAFNEQLSGGDRSLASAIVFKVMPNGEIRDIFFTDRSGSTYLDESGYKAIVKSNPVDPHPSGLNLPYVEMGIRFTPQGIR
- the tolR gene encoding protein TolR, giving the protein MAIGSGSDRLMSDINVTPFVDVMLVLLIIFMVTAPMMVQGVDVALPEVSAKPMVTEKENITVTIDRESNVYINDFQVRMDFLRDKLEKILQGQTDREVFFRADKDVSYGMVVSVMAEIKAAGVEKLGMVTDPFDEPATDPMSGKKG